AAGGCCTTAAAAATGCACTTGCTCGAACATTAATAAAGGCATCCTCTGTCATTTCTTCTAATCGGACCATATGATTGCCCGTTATATTAACATAGCTATCCAGCCATTTCATCGCACCTAATGATAGTCGATTTTTTGTTGTGAACTTTTTCGGATTGTATAAATCATGACGTTCATTTCCTCTATAGCAAACATATCCTGCTTGCTGACACGCCGCAAAATAGTTGTCGTTTACTTGATTACGTGGAAAAACAATCGACTTCATCGGTGCAATATATCCTTCACAAATCATGGCCATCGCTTGTAAATCCGATTCAAAATCCGATTCTATTTGTCCACTCTCTAAACAATAATAATGCGAAAACGTATGACTACCAATTTCCTGATAAGGTGTTTGAATAATTTGTTCTATTAACGATTTGCCAAAGTGTAAAAGATCTTCTTGCTCATTTTCACCTACTTTTGCAAGCTGTGAATGTGCGGCATATTTCATTTGCTCGTACTTCACTGGAATGCCTCGCAAGTAGTGCGCCATTTCTCCTTTCGATTCAGCAAATAATAAGCCTACAGTAGCCCATGTTGCATGAATTTCATATTCCTTAAACAGCATTAGAATTTTAGGTAGGGCCTGACGTACTCCATATAAGTTTTTATTATATTGCCCATGCCTAAATACATCATGGACACCCCAATTTAGCTCAAAGTCCAATGAAATAACAAAACCACCATGATTGACTTTGCTTGCTATTTTCTCCACTTTTGCACGCCCAATAACAACGCACTTATTCTCGAATGTGCGATGTAACCAGAATATACGTTTACAACTTGTCCACCAAAACTCAATTTAAATTGACGAACCGTTTCGATATCTGTTAGCTCACCCATATCATATAAAACGAACCCTTGCTGTTTTAAATACATGAAATTGTGCCATAACAAGAAACGATTCGCATAGCGCATAGGACGTTTTAAATGTGTAGGTAATGTGCAAGCATGACAGGTTGCTACATAATAGGACATCGCTTTTTGTGCATGGACAATATCCAGTCGATAGCATAAGGTTTGTCCACAAATACTTCGCACCTCTGACAATAACAAAGCATGTTGTTGATTTAACAGCATGATTGCTTCCATTTGAGGCTTATTTATTTGGTCGATTTTTTTCCTTTTGGCAAACTCATTATAAAACTGTTGAAATGCTCGTAAATTTTCCTCCGAAGGCTCTTTATATAAGAAAACTTGATAGGACTCTTCTTGTGCACGACGCAATAGTTTCCGAGTGTTTTTCGACAGTGCGCTCAACATCGTGTACTCATGATCTGTTAATCGAATATGAACCGCTTCACGCTTAATCAACTTACGACTTGGAACAAGTGAATGTGTGTGACAAACTAACTTCATCGGCTTTCTAGTATTTGCTAGCTTTTCTGCAAAGTAAATATGCTGCATCGCGATATTCCATCGCTTACTTCTAATGGATAGAATGAACATCGCCCCCACTCTCTGTGTAATTTTCTACATGATTGCGCTCATAACGAGCACATTTAAAATGCTTCATTCGAGAAATACGTTTATAGCCTATTTGTTGTAGACGTTTTCGCTTACGCCATTGCCAAAAACTTGCCGTTATCCACAGTGTTTTATCTGGTTTTACTTTTTGAATATATGCTGTGATAATGTCGATATTTTTATAGAGATCATAAGTTAAAAAATAGGTTTGCTTTGGCAACGGTTCAACAATTTGCAATGCATCCACACGTAAATTTTCCGTATGTAAAGCAAAAGCAGGCTTACTCGTTTGGGCAAAGGAATCTTTATAGATGGTATATCCCTTAGATAATAAGGAAATAAGCGCTTCCTGATCGATTTGTATCGCCTCTTGAATCGTCATTTCTTCAAACAACTCTCCTACTGGTTGCTGTGGTATTACCCGATCGTTTGGGGATAACTCGTACAATTCCACGCGCTTTAAACGAACAAACTTTTCAACGAATTGTTGTCCATATTCTAGCCAATCTTTCCCTTTCCCATACTTTACTAAATAGCGTAAATGACCAAGCGTATGACGTGTCCATTTGACAACGCGTTGATTACTGCGCAACATTTCCTTTATGCGTTCCTTCCATACTAATCGTCTAAATAATAACTTGGCACGCTTCGTGTTACTACTCACCGCTAGCCGCCTTGTAAAATCAATGCCAGAACGCCACGCTAATTTAGAGGGCTCATAACCAGCACTCATATCGTACAAAAGATAGTTTTCTGTAAAAATACGTTTTATTGTGGATTGATTCAGTAAGTGGTCTACTCCAAAACTTGTAAAGTTTGGCTCATAACCGCTTGCATACGTTACATAACGTCCCCGACAACAAATACCGTAATTAAAAGCGAGCCATTGATTGTCAAAAGCAAGAGCATCTACCTCTACTTGCATTGCTTCTCCTTTCAGGAGCATAAGCCTTTCAAAGAAATCTTTTTTCTTTCCTACCGTAAACCCACTAGTATCTATTTTTTTTACCCAACATCTATCGTATAACTGAAACAATCCTCTTAGGTCTTCTTGTACGGGGGATTTCTTGCGCAAATAGCCAAGTGTTCGCAGCTTATTTTTCCGAAGTTTGACATCATGCATTTTTTCTCTTTCCTTAAAATAGCTATCGAAATCAACTTCGCTAAAGGCGAGATACGGTGTGACATCTCGAAAAATACGAAGTTGTAATTGCTTTTCAACAAAATACTGTTCGATTACTTTGGATGATTCTTTACTTTCTAGTAATCCATGAAAAGAAAATAATACGTGGCGGTGCTTTTTCATAAGTTCATCAAATACGAACGTAATGGCAGAAAGTTGCCACTCTTTCCTTGCGACGATTCCTGTATAATGAGCTATTTTTTCACCTGTAAAAGCATATATGCGCACTCCCCAAAGCATTTTTACCGTAAATGGCAAAAACGCTATAATATCCTCATCCTTTTGAACAGCATATAGCTCCACTCGTTCTTTTCTTCCTATCGTAATCCACCAGTTATAAAACCATGCATATTCAATAAATGGATTATCATTTTGTTCATGCGCTAAAATGTCATCCCATATCTCCTTATAAAGCACAAGTTCATCGTCCGTTCGAATGCGAAGTAATTGCAATTTAATCACCCTTCTTAGCAAACTTTGAAATAGCTTGTTCATAAATATCGAGCGTCTTTTGATACATAGGCAAAAACGTAAAGTTTCGTAAAAAACGGCGTTCGCTTGCATCGCCCATTTTTACGCAAAGTGTTTTATCTGTTAAAAGCTGTTTTAGTTTTTTTATTAATAGACTCTGATTTTCATCGTCACGAGGAATTAAAAATCCATTTTCACCATCAGTCACTAACTCATTCACTCCACCAACATCCGTCGCAATAATGGGAAGCCCAGCTCTCATCGCTTCAATAATTGAAATAGGCAGGCCCTCCCAGTCGGATAACAAAACAAAAATTTGACTTTCAGCAAGTAATGTTGTGACATCCAATTGATTGCCTAAAAAGGTCACTCTCTCTGATAACCCTTTGTCTTTCACATAATTTTCTAATGGCAGACGTAAAGAACCATCCCCAATAAATTGAAGATGCCAAGGGATGTCACGTAACGCCAACAAAGCTTCTAGTAATTGATCCTGTCTTTTCGGTATCTCAAAGCGAGCAACCATAACAAGTTGAGGCTGCTCACTCCATACTCTATTTGGTGCCATTACGCTTTCTAAATGTTCTATACCATTGTGAATGGTCTGCATTTTATGAGCGGGTGCGATTCCCTTCGTTAGCGCTAACTTGCGATCATAATCAGAAACGGTAATAATTTTTGTTGTGAGTGGTTGGACAGTTTTTTCAAGCTGACGATACATTAATTGTTTTTTGGGCGGCACTCCCTCTGTAAAGCTCCAGCTATGCGCAGTAAAAATTGTTGGAATACGTAAAAGACGACCTGCAACACGTCCAATTGCACCCGCTTTAGAAGAATGTGCCGCAATTATGTCAGGCTGCATTTTTTTAAATGCTGCTCGTAATTGCCAAAGCGCTTGCATATCTTTTGTCAGATGAATTGCTCGCTGCATGGCTGGGATACTGATAACTTCAATTTGCGCCTCTTGTAAGCGCCATAATGATGCATCATAACTCCCTGTCACAATCGTCACTTCATGGGCATCTTGCTTTAATTTTATAGCAAGCGCCTCGACATGCTTTTGAGCGCCACCTACCTTATCCATACGTGTGATTAGTTGAACAATCTTCAGTATCCTCCACCTCCTGCTTTCAATAAGCACCTGTTCTAGCTAGCACGACATAAAGCGTTTTTACAACAATTTTTACATCCATCCAAAAAGTTACATGGTCCACATAGTGAATGTCATATGTGATTTTTTGTCCATGCGATATATTAGAGCGACCGTTAATTTGGGCAAGCCCTGTTAAACCTGGCTTTACTTCCAAACGACGTGCTTGTAATGCGCTATAGCTATTTGTAATTGCAGGAATTTCAGGCCTGGGCCCAACAATACTCATATCACCTTTTAATACGTTTAAAAGCTGTGGAATTTCATCAATACTTAACTTACGAAGGACTGCACCGATTTTTGTAATGCGCGTATCTTGGTCAGTTTTAAAATAGAAATCATCTGGTATACCATCTGTACATATCACAGGCATGTTGACAGGTGTTGCCTGTATGGACATGGTTCTTAATTTCCATATGATAAAACGTTGATGATCATATCCCGTTCGAATTTGTTTGAAAAAGATGGGGCGCCCTGTCGTAATGAGTAATAGGAGGAAAATAGCTATCATAAGAGGAATTGTTAAAAACAATAAAACAAGTGCCCCTACTATATCAAAAATTCGTTTTCCATACTGACCGTAAAATGTGAGTGTCTCGGCTGTCTGTACGTGCAATACATCACCCTTTTTTATTTTTTTAGTGCTTAACTTTATATATTCATTTCGCCCATTTATAGAACTATTTCAGTCCAAGTAAATACTATGTAAAAATGACAAAAGGAATTACGCTAGAAAAACTTCTAGCATAATTCCTTTCATCATTAAATCTTTGAGGTGGATGGTTGACCATCAGACGAATGATCAATTTGTAGGTGACATTCAATTAGCACATTTCCTTTTAAAGCTTTACTAATCATACAAGTTTGTTCTGCTTTATGTGCTAATCGATTAATACGTCTTTCCTCACGCTCCGTGAGATGAGCTACTTTGACATTCGGTTTGTGGATAATTTTTTCATATGTAAAAACACCATCCGTTACATCGACAAATCCTTCTGCCTCCATTGATAATGCCACGACAGGAATTTTAGAATTTTCAAGTAAAGCAGCAAATGTAATTAAATAACAAGTTGCGGAAGCACCCAATAACATCTCATCCGGATTTGTTCCTATTCCTGGCCCATTCATTTCCCGAGGAATAGATACATTTGTTTTCAAATGAGCGGCTGATAAATTGCCTGTACCATTTCTTCCTTGTGACCAAGATAAATTCATACTAAACTGATGTTGCATATTGAATTTGCCCCCTTCAACTCTAAAACTTTAAATTATAATACAATGTTGAAAATGCCCATCCTGCCATATGAATGAATAACAGAATCCCTAATACTTGGGCAGTAGAAAACTGCGTACCAAGAATCACTAAAAGGAGTAGCAGATAAATGGAGATAATCGTTATTTTCCAACCAGTCGCCAGTGAATGAACTGTAATTTTTTCATATCTTTCATCTAGCCCATTTTTACGTGCAGCCATTCTACGTCCCCACCATAGTCCAAAAAGACCACCTGAAAGTCCTAATACAATACCAAGTAAGCCTAGCATTTGTTCCAAAGTCATCATTCATCACTACCTTCCTCAAAAATAAATACCTCTTCAATACTTAGTTGAAATGATTTTGCAATCTTATACGCCAGTTCTAAAGACGGATTATAACGACCATTCTCTATCGAAATAATCGTTTGTCTAGAAACACCTAATTTTTCGGATAGCTGTTCCTGTGTCCACCCAAAGGAAGCCCTTAGCTCCTTTATGCGTTGTTCCATTTTTCACCACCCCTATGTAAAGCTTACTTTACGTAAAGTGTACTTTACTTTCTTTATTTTGTAAAGCATCCTTTACATATCTTCCTTGAATTGCTTGCATTTTTCATTCCTACGGTTATTGCAACAAGCATTCGAAAACAGCATTCCTAATTTTATGGTAAAATAGAAAAAACATTTTTTTAGGAGAATTAATAATGACTTTAACAAAGCAACAAGCACTACAAGCACTAAATAAAAACAAATTTATCGGTTTTACGATTACGACAGGAAACATTATTATGAAAAAGGTAAATAAAACTGACTATAATATTTTTGTCTATGAAGAAGGTAGCGACAAACCATTACATTATGTAGGCTCCATTATGAACGTAATGGCAACGATGAGCGATAAAGCTTCAAATAAAGATTTTATTGTCGTTGAACAACTTCCAGAGGAAAAGGAACCCGAAGCGCCTGCTCAAGAACAAAAACCTGTTGACAAAGCAGTTATTAAAACAACTAATTTAGATGAAGAAAGCCGTGCAATTGCAGGCTATGAAGGACTCTATGAAATAACAGCAAGCGGGCGCATTATAACAGTGCGAGAAAATCGTCCACTCGCTCGTTGTAATGACGAATACGGTTTCCATATTGTCCGCCTAACAAAAGACGGCACAGCGTCCAATCATAATGTCTTCGAACTATGGAAGCAGACATTCCCAGAGCTTGAACAAACACACTTTAAAGGTGCCTTAAAAGCGAAATACGGCACAGGCTGTAAGCTAATTGACAAACCTGGCATTCACTTTTAATTTGATTTTTGCTAATGCACTACGTTAACAAAATATCACCTGCATGATAGCATGACAGTTACAATTAAAATTAGACAAGCTAAAAAATCCTTAGCATCCATAAAAGGTGCTAAGGATTTTTTGTTATATAAGTAAAGAAAGTATGGCGAGATGCCAAATATGTTCTAATGTATGCCCTTGTTTTAAAAAATACTTTCCCCACTTATCCTGTTGACGATATATTTTTTTCCATTTTAAAAATTGAGTTATCCATACACGTTCTACCTTTTGAAATCCTAATGCTGACAACTTCTTACGTTTCCGCCATTCAAACCAATTGGCAGACGTACAAATTGCTCGCCCTTCTCGTTGCACTTCCCCGACTATTATTGGGAGATTCGGTAGTTCATAATTTTTAATATATGTAGTATTCGGTGGCAACTCCTGTATAAATCCAATTGCTTCCTCATGAATCAATTGATCATGTCGCAAATAAGCGATTTCCTGTTTGGTTTGTCCGTACAGTTTATAGCCTTTAAAATAATGTATAAGAAGCTCGGAACGCTTATCGTGTTCCAGCACGGATTGGATATAGATTTCGTGAAAGTTCGATTTGTTATGACCTCGTTTTGTCTGTAAATAATAAATATGAAATAGCCGTCCACTAAACACCCTACATTTTAGCATTGAAAACCACTCGTGCAAAGTTGCCTTTGTCAACCAGTATCGCACTTCTCCTAATGTATTGCGTTTCCATTCAACAATTCTGCGATTTGCTTTTACTATTGTTAAAACCGTTTCATAGAGCACCAATGCATTTCGAAAAAGTCGTTCCCTAATTCCTGTCGTACTCATAATGAATTTTCTTGTAAAATCTAAATGAGTATACCATTCAAACTTATAAGGTTCGTAGCCACTGCCAAAATCGTAAAGATGTAAGTTTGTACTATGTGCTTGCAGCATATTTTCCTTCTCAATCAATCGTCCAGGTCCGAACATATTGAAATCCGGCTCATGCCCCATTGTGTGACAAAAGTTTCTACCTCGACAGCAAATATCTACTGTAAAGCCAATCCAAATATTTTCAAATTGCAAACGATGAACTTGTAAACCCAATACTGCATCTTGTTGTTTTGCAAGCTGTTCAATAAATGTCCGCGTCCGCTCTTTTGTAAATCCACTCGTATCTACTTTCTTTTGCCATCTTCTTTCGAACAACTGAAACATAGTATCTAAATTTCCATCCTCAACTTTTTGAAACATAAGTTGACCATATGCTTTTAATCGTTTCTCTCGACGATGAATACTTTTAAATTTACGCTTATGCTTCTTTAAAAAATCCGATAATTCAATTGCTCTAAAATCTATATAAGGTGTGACCACACGAAAAATTGAATGAGGCAATTGCCGTTCTAAAGTATACTTTTCTAAAATCTGAGAAGTATCCTTACTTTCCAGCAAACCATGGAACAAGAAAAGAACCCGTTTATATTGGTTTGTCAGTTCTTTTAATAAATATTGCACCACTCGCTCTTTCCAAATTTTCTCGGAAATCACCTCCATATAAGAAGCAAGTCCTTGTCCTAAAAAGCTAAATTGATGAATGCCACCAAATCGAATAGCATGAACAAATGGAAAAAACGCAATCGGCTCTCCACTATGCTCAACTACGTAAATTTCCACATTTTCTTCGCACCCAAGTATCGTCCACCACGTCGACACCCAACCATACTCTATAAATGGATTATCGTTTTTTTCACGTTCAAGTATTTCAGACCAAGTTTCCTTATACGACTCAAGCTCGTCAATCGTTGTCACGAGTCTATACTCTAGCACGTGTGTAGTCACTCCTTTTTGCCTTCAATAACAAAGCATCACGTTCTTTGCCAAACGCTTATTTTCTAGTGTTACACTTCGCATCCTATTTCAGCACTTAGTAGCCACTATATTCATATAAGAACAAAATTAGAACAACTAGCACGGTCCTTGACCATAATCCAATGAATGAAAGAGACTGGGACAAAAGCGAAAAAGTGTTAGATTAACTACAATCAATCTAACACTTTTTGCTATGTCGTTGATGGCTGTTACCGTCAACTAGTTACTCTTTCCGCTTTCCTACAAAAATCCATATCAAGAGCACTATGCTATACAGTATAGGCATATAAAATAAACTTCCTGCATCCACTCCATTTTTGACAGCAATGCCGATAAAAGCCCAAATAATAACTAGTGGAAACACAACATCTACTTCTACAGTGCGTATATAAATGGCAAGACATGTAGCGACAAAGAGCAATAAATTTGCCCACCATATTTCAGAAATACCAAAACCATTCCATTGATAATATTTTAGTACAAAACTAATATTTGCCATTAAGGCTACACTAATCCAGCCTAAATAAATCGAGAATGGTAATCTTCCTGCAAAACGAGTATCCCCTTTTGGATAACTACTGTATATCAAGATTAAGCTTATAAGGAGACCTACCATCATTACAATGGATAATACGAAATATGCATAATGCCAACATAAAAGCCACGCAATATTAAACAAACACGTTAATGTAACTAGATTGATAATGGCGGTCTCCTGATTTTCTGCTTTCGAAAATAGATGAAGAAAAATCCATATACCCAAAACAATATAAATCACAATCCAAATGGCAAAAACATAGCCTGCTGGTGTGAAAAGCACTTCTAATTGATTGGATATTTCCGCTGTTGTTTTGCCATTAATACCAATTGTACTTGCTAAACCATTGATAATAATCATTGCTATATAACTTAACAGTGCAACCCATTTCATAGCCATCCCTCCTTATTTTTATCTATATAAGTTACTATATAGCCTTTTAATTATTGATATACATGTTTCCTTTAAAAACACGCTCTCCCCTTTTATACCTGTAGTGGCTACTTTTAAAACAGTCCATGATGAACAGAGACCGCTCGTTTCTACTCAAGGACATAAAAAAATAGAATGATCTACAGTTGGAGATCGTTCTATCTTAGTGAAAAATTTATCAGTATATGTGTTCTCTACAAATGCATGGCTGTCTGATATAAACTATCGGCTGTACTGGCAACAGTGCGTGTTTCGTTCCCAATAGAGCCAATTACCTTTTCTAAATTTTTTACATCCGTTTCTACCTGTACAATACATCGCTCATTTTCCACAATAGCTTGTAGGATATCGTGAAATTTCGATTGTGTTTCAACAGCAGCCTCCACACCATCTGCCACGCTTTCTTCAATACGATCAATCATTTCAACCGCACGCATCGTTAAAGTAGTAGATGTTTGAACAAGCTTCGTAATTTCCTCGACAGATTGTTTTGACTGTTCAGCTAAATTGCGTACCTCCTGAGCAACTACCGCGAATCCTTTACCAT
This DNA window, taken from Lysinibacillus sp. FSL M8-0337, encodes the following:
- a CDS encoding SACOL1771 family peroxiredoxin, whose protein sequence is MQHQFSMNLSWSQGRNGTGNLSAAHLKTNVSIPREMNGPGIGTNPDEMLLGASATCYLITFAALLENSKIPVVALSMEAEGFVDVTDGVFTYEKIIHKPNVKVAHLTEREERRINRLAHKAEQTCMISKALKGNVLIECHLQIDHSSDGQPSTSKI
- a CDS encoding tryptophan-rich sensory protein, with the translated sequence MKWVALLSYIAMIIINGLASTIGINGKTTAEISNQLEVLFTPAGYVFAIWIVIYIVLGIWIFLHLFSKAENQETAIINLVTLTCLFNIAWLLCWHYAYFVLSIVMMVGLLISLILIYSSYPKGDTRFAGRLPFSIYLGWISVALMANISFVLKYYQWNGFGISEIWWANLLLFVATCLAIYIRTVEVDVVFPLVIIWAFIGIAVKNGVDAGSLFYMPILYSIVLLIWIFVGKRKE
- a CDS encoding polysaccharide deacetylase family protein, with the protein product MEKIASKVNHGGFVISLDFELNWGVHDVFRHGQYNKNLYGVRQALPKILMLFKEYEIHATWATVGLLFAESKGEMAHYLRGIPVKYEQMKYAAHSQLAKVGENEQEDLLHFGKSLIEQIIQTPYQEIGSHTFSHYYCLESGQIESDFESDLQAMAMICEGYIAPMKSIVFPRNQVNDNYFAACQQAGYVCYRGNERHDLYNPKKFTTKNRLSLGAMKWLDSYVNITGNHMVRLEEMTEDAFINVRASAFLRPYSSILRAFEHRKIQRIKEGMLAAAKEGAFYHLWWHPHNFGRHIDKNLAMLEELLQYYQELQRDYDFQSYSMYEVAMLCKQ
- a CDS encoding GNAT family N-acetyltransferase gives rise to the protein MQLLRIRTDDELVLYKEIWDDILAHEQNDNPFIEYAWFYNWWITIGRKERVELYAVQKDEDIIAFLPFTVKMLWGVRIYAFTGEKIAHYTGIVARKEWQLSAITFVFDELMKKHRHVLFSFHGLLESKESSKVIEQYFVEKQLQLRIFRDVTPYLAFSEVDFDSYFKEREKMHDVKLRKNKLRTLGYLRKKSPVQEDLRGLFQLYDRCWVKKIDTSGFTVGKKKDFFERLMLLKGEAMQVEVDALAFDNQWLAFNYGICCRGRYVTYASGYEPNFTSFGVDHLLNQSTIKRIFTENYLLYDMSAGYEPSKLAWRSGIDFTRRLAVSSNTKRAKLLFRRLVWKERIKEMLRSNQRVVKWTRHTLGHLRYLVKYGKGKDWLEYGQQFVEKFVRLKRVELYELSPNDRVIPQQPVGELFEEMTIQEAIQIDQEALISLLSKGYTIYKDSFAQTSKPAFALHTENLRVDALQIVEPLPKQTYFLTYDLYKNIDIITAYIQKVKPDKTLWITASFWQWRKRKRLQQIGYKRISRMKHFKCARYERNHVENYTESGGDVHSIH
- a CDS encoding sugar transferase, producing the protein MHVQTAETLTFYGQYGKRIFDIVGALVLLFLTIPLMIAIFLLLLITTGRPIFFKQIRTGYDHQRFIIWKLRTMSIQATPVNMPVICTDGIPDDFYFKTDQDTRITKIGAVLRKLSIDEIPQLLNVLKGDMSIVGPRPEIPAITNSYSALQARRLEVKPGLTGLAQINGRSNISHGQKITYDIHYVDHVTFWMDVKIVVKTLYVVLARTGAY
- a CDS encoding NUMOD4 domain-containing protein, which translates into the protein MTLTKQQALQALNKNKFIGFTITTGNIIMKKVNKTDYNIFVYEEGSDKPLHYVGSIMNVMATMSDKASNKDFIVVEQLPEEKEPEAPAQEQKPVDKAVIKTTNLDEESRAIAGYEGLYEITASGRIITVRENRPLARCNDEYGFHIVRLTKDGTASNHNVFELWKQTFPELEQTHFKGALKAKYGTGCKLIDKPGIHF
- a CDS encoding helix-turn-helix transcriptional regulator, producing MEQRIKELRASFGWTQEQLSEKLGVSRQTIISIENGRYNPSLELAYKIAKSFQLSIEEVFIFEEGSDE
- a CDS encoding glycosyltransferase family 4 protein; amino-acid sequence: MDKVGGAQKHVEALAIKLKQDAHEVTIVTGSYDASLWRLQEAQIEVISIPAMQRAIHLTKDMQALWQLRAAFKKMQPDIIAAHSSKAGAIGRVAGRLLRIPTIFTAHSWSFTEGVPPKKQLMYRQLEKTVQPLTTKIITVSDYDRKLALTKGIAPAHKMQTIHNGIEHLESVMAPNRVWSEQPQLVMVARFEIPKRQDQLLEALLALRDIPWHLQFIGDGSLRLPLENYVKDKGLSERVTFLGNQLDVTTLLAESQIFVLLSDWEGLPISIIEAMRAGLPIIATDVGGVNELVTDGENGFLIPRDDENQSLLIKKLKQLLTDKTLCVKMGDASERRFLRNFTFLPMYQKTLDIYEQAISKFAKKGD
- a CDS encoding GNAT family N-acetyltransferase; translation: MLEYRLVTTIDELESYKETWSEILEREKNDNPFIEYGWVSTWWTILGCEENVEIYVVEHSGEPIAFFPFVHAIRFGGIHQFSFLGQGLASYMEVISEKIWKERVVQYLLKELTNQYKRVLFLFHGLLESKDTSQILEKYTLERQLPHSIFRVVTPYIDFRAIELSDFLKKHKRKFKSIHRREKRLKAYGQLMFQKVEDGNLDTMFQLFERRWQKKVDTSGFTKERTRTFIEQLAKQQDAVLGLQVHRLQFENIWIGFTVDICCRGRNFCHTMGHEPDFNMFGPGRLIEKENMLQAHSTNLHLYDFGSGYEPYKFEWYTHLDFTRKFIMSTTGIRERLFRNALVLYETVLTIVKANRRIVEWKRNTLGEVRYWLTKATLHEWFSMLKCRVFSGRLFHIYYLQTKRGHNKSNFHEIYIQSVLEHDKRSELLIHYFKGYKLYGQTKQEIAYLRHDQLIHEEAIGFIQELPPNTTYIKNYELPNLPIIVGEVQREGRAICTSANWFEWRKRKKLSALGFQKVERVWITQFLKWKKIYRQQDKWGKYFLKQGHTLEHIWHLAILSLLI